The genomic region CACTAATTTTGCAGATCAATAGGCCTGGGGCCAGCTGGAGCACCAGGCACTGGGTGAGTGGAAGCTCAAGTGTCCTAGTGAGAGCGAAGCTGTGACTCCCAGCTGCTCCCTCACTTACCACCTAAGCCCCAGGCCTGGTCTGGAAAGACAAATGAACTACATGACCTCCACAGGCCCCAGAATGGATGCTGGAAGCGGAAGGTGGGGCAGACCTCCCTTTCTAAGTCAGGTGGCTGCTCCGCTGTCTACCAGGTGCCAGAAGGACCCACTGAACCAAGACCTCTGGTAACAGCTATGAGAGAAGGAGGAGACACAAGGTTGAACCTGTTTTATGGGGGACATGCTGGCTGGGACTAGGGGCAGAACAAAGAGTTGGGCTTAGCTTTTCAAGGGACTGAAGGCTTGGGATCCTGGCTAGTTCCAGGCCTCCCACAGTGTCAACTGGGGTCAACTGTACTAGGACTGGGAGGCAACGGGGAGATGGGGTAGGGGAGAATGGGTAAGCATGTGGGGACAGGAAAGGGAGGTGGTGGGAAAGGgagtggaaggaaggagtgaggagagagggaagggaagcagggcTTGGCTggagccaaagccaaagccaaagccaaagccaaagccaaagccaaagccgGAGGTGGTTGGGTCAGCAGCAGGAGACACTCAAAAGGGAGCCTCCCGGGAAGTGCAGGCTGCCATGAGAGCCCGTTTGAGCTGCTCATAGGTGACAAACATCACCACGTTCCAGGAACCCAAACGGAGAAAGGAGGGCATGAACCTAGAAGGCAGAAAACACAGGTCAtagggggcaccttggtgactccTGAGGGCACTTCACCTCCCACTCACCCCAGTGGGCCATGGTATCCAATCCAACCTAGTTGCTCTGTCCCAAAGGAGGTTGTGAGGGCCCAGGGTGAACAGAGCCCCAGAGCCATGCGGCTCTGAGCAAGAATTCCCTGTGAGTCTCCATTTTAATACCCATAAGGTAGGAATGACAACTCTGGGAGGAACTAGTTAAGAGCATGAGGGAATGCCAGTGAAATACTAACACCAGGATCAGAATAGTTTGACACCTGGTTGCTAGTCAGTTCCAGGTGGTTCTCTCCCACCTGTGTGTAGGTATGGGTAGCTAGGAGGCTCGGGATTGGGTGGGGTGGATCAGAGGCTCACCCTTTGTAGAAGGCTCGGGGACCCTCCTTGTGGAGCATGGTAAGGGCACAGTGGCCAGCGCTGCTGTACTGGCCCGGGGCAGAGTTCATATATCTCGTCTTGACCACATCGACAGGGGAGGCGATGACAGTGGTGCAGAAGCCTGCCCCAAAGGCGGAAGTGAAGTGGCAAGGGAGGTCATCTGcgaaggaggagcaggagaggcagTCAGGACTCCTTACCTCATCATTCCAGAAGGGAAGAGATTATCAAACTAGCTTAGGGGTTTTCTGGTTTTAGAGAAAGAGATGCCAGCGGGGATCTGTCCTGATGACCTAAAAGTCATTTAGCCTAGAGTCTAGCCTCAGTACCTCAGTGTGCAGTGGGAGCTTCATCCCAGCTGGCTTCAGTATGGTAAATCTAAACTCACTCCACAAGCATAGGGGAAGGAGGATGAAAAGATGTGAGACTCAGGCAACCAGACCCTCACATCTGATCCTAGGTTGGGGGAAGGGCAAGACCCAGAACCATTTATACTAACTCACCTGTCATGAGGTTGGCTTTCAGGAGGGCGTCCTTGATGAGATCGTAGGTCACCAGCTCAGCACAGTTGACAATGGCATTACGAGCAACATTGGGAGAGGTCCCTACAGGAGGAAAAAATACTGATGTGAGACCAGAGactagaggaggaggaagacagggaagaagaAACACCTGGTACACACCTTTCCAGAGTCCCCGGAACCCTTCCTCTCGGGCAATGGTCTTGTAGGCATCGACAGTGCTTTGGTATCTCCGGCCACTTCCAGCCCGGGCCTGAGCTTGGAATCGGACCTTTACTACATCTGTGGGCTgggccacagccacagccaaGGCCCCTGTGGTGCTGCCTGCCAGGAGGCGGCTCCCGATGCCGGCATCTGTGGAAGAAACATGGGGGGGTCAGTGCCCAGCTGGGATTGTACTAATTTTCCACCTCTCTTCACTAAAAATCACCTCATCACTGTAATCTCTTGCCTTCTGGGAATAGGATTCAGACAAGTTCTTGCTCTAAAAACTCCTTGCATCAAAGAAAATAACACCTTGAATGTCTACTACTTGCTACCCAATGGGACAAAGCAAGGAGTGGGACAAAATGAGACCTA from Panthera uncia isolate 11264 chromosome D1, Puncia_PCG_1.0, whole genome shotgun sequence harbors:
- the UCP2 gene encoding mitochondrial uncoupling protein 2, with protein sequence MVGFKATDVPPTATVKFLGAGTAACIADLITFPLDTAKVRLQIQGERQGPARAAASAQYRGVLGTILTMVRTEGPRSLYNGLVAGLQRQMSFASVRIGLYDSVKQFYTKGSEHAGIGSRLLAGSTTGALAVAVAQPTDVVKVRFQAQARAGSGRRYQSTVDAYKTIAREEGFRGLWKGTSPNVARNAIVNCAELVTYDLIKDALLKANLMTDDLPCHFTSAFGAGFCTTVIASPVDVVKTRYMNSAPGQYSSAGHCALTMLHKEGPRAFYKGFMPSFLRLGSWNVVMFVTYEQLKRALMAACTSREAPF